In Oryza sativa Japonica Group chromosome 2, ASM3414082v1, the following are encoded in one genomic region:
- the LOC4328845 gene encoding uncharacterized protein isoform X2, with product MAPGRKMLGGKNKPPHPPSVLPDPAATPCLPPRSKTMVLGGNSTHSRHPSVLPDEAAAMEMLEEEDMDLSTSRAWNIMRNNRFANQLGIRKLAQIFQSSVAKKKAVGKKSKALLLGEDVAITGDCVTTGTGRASKRVLALENLEETMRCTRQRAMKQVSTTSLIEATEVGLEPDLSANQNQGDTNNTGQGNLTLSTELEPMGLSTTQQGTLTSSIQVETRGKSMGKEIDSISKGLGTMIPIIVKEGKKRPEAPMQTAKLASESGIIIRQHIPIYPSWTDYKNDSSQLDNLKGKLKGKFSIDIHSDPVIAAMEDILRCGTRHMRYRLKKKYFDGVPANQVRTTSPLKCMTDEQWTKLVDMWSSPEHKDKCAKTN from the exons ATGGCGCCTGGGAGGAAGATGCTCGGCGGCAAGAACAAGCCTCCCCACCCTCCTTCTGTCCTTCCAGATCCTGCGGCAACCCCTTGCCTCCCTCCTAGGAGCAAGACAATGGTGCTTGGTGGCAACAGCACACATTCCCGCCATCCTTCGGTCCTTCCAGATGAAGCGGCCGCCATGGAGATGCTAG AAGAGGAAGACATGGACTTAAGCACGTCGAGGGCTTGGAATATCATGAGGAACAATCGATTTGCTAATCAGCTGGGTATCCGTAAACTAGCACAAATATTCCAGAGTTCAGTTGCAAAGAAGAAAGCTGTTGGCAAAAAGTCAAAG GCTTTGTTACTAGGGGAAGATGTGGCCATCACTGGTGATTGTGTCACAACTGGAACAGGAAGAGCATCTAAGAGAGTGCTAGCACTTGAAAATCTAGAAGAAACAATGAGATGCACTAGGCAAAGGGCTATGAAACAAGTGTCCACCACTAGCCTGATTGAAGCCACAGAGGTTGGACTCGAACCTGATTTGTCTGCAAACCAGAATCAGGGTGACACCAACAATACTGGACAAG GCAACCTCACTTTAAGTACAGAACTAGAGCCAATGGGATTGAGCACTACTCAACAAG GCACCCTCACTAGCAGTATACAAGTGGAGACAAGGGGGAAGAGCATGGGCAAAGAGATTGATTCCATAAGCAAAGGTTTAGGGACCATGATACCAATCATTGTCaaggaagggaaaaaaaggcCAGAGGCTCCTATGCAAACTGCAAAGCTGGCCTCAGAGAGTGGGATCATAATCAGGCAGCATATACCAATATATCCAAGTTGGACAGACTACAAGAATGATAGTAGTCAACTTGATAACTTAAAGGGCAAACTGAAG GGAAAATTCTCCATTGATATCCACAGCGATCCTGTAATAGCTGCAATGGAAGACATCCTAAGGTGTGGAACACGCCATATGAGGTATAGGCTCAAAAAGAAGTACTTTGATGGGGTACCTGCTAATCAAGTGAGGACTACATCGCCCTTGAAGTGTATGACCGATGAGCAATGGACAAAATTGGTAGATATGTGGTCAAGCCCAGAGCACAAG GACAAATGTGCCAAAACCAACTGA
- the LOC4328845 gene encoding uncharacterized protein isoform X1 produces MAPGRKMLGGKNKPPHPPSVLPDPAATPCLPPRSKTMVLGGNSTHSRHPSVLPDEAAAMEMLEEEDMDLSTSRAWNIMRNNRFANQLGIRKLAQIFQSSVAKKKAVGKKSKALLLGEDVAITGDCVTTGTGRASKRVLALENLEETMRCTRQRAMKQVSTTSLIEATEVGLEPDLSANQNQGDTNNTGQGNLTLSTELEPMGLSTTQQGTLTSSIQVETRGKSMGKEIDSISKGLGTMIPIIVKEGKKRPEAPMQTAKLASESGIIIRQHIPIYPSWTDYKNDSSQLDNLKGKLKGKFSIDIHSDPVIAAMEDILRCGTRHMRYRLKKKYFDGVPANQVRTTSPLKCMTDEQWTKLVDMWSSPEHKVLFSRFHFV; encoded by the exons ATGGCGCCTGGGAGGAAGATGCTCGGCGGCAAGAACAAGCCTCCCCACCCTCCTTCTGTCCTTCCAGATCCTGCGGCAACCCCTTGCCTCCCTCCTAGGAGCAAGACAATGGTGCTTGGTGGCAACAGCACACATTCCCGCCATCCTTCGGTCCTTCCAGATGAAGCGGCCGCCATGGAGATGCTAG AAGAGGAAGACATGGACTTAAGCACGTCGAGGGCTTGGAATATCATGAGGAACAATCGATTTGCTAATCAGCTGGGTATCCGTAAACTAGCACAAATATTCCAGAGTTCAGTTGCAAAGAAGAAAGCTGTTGGCAAAAAGTCAAAG GCTTTGTTACTAGGGGAAGATGTGGCCATCACTGGTGATTGTGTCACAACTGGAACAGGAAGAGCATCTAAGAGAGTGCTAGCACTTGAAAATCTAGAAGAAACAATGAGATGCACTAGGCAAAGGGCTATGAAACAAGTGTCCACCACTAGCCTGATTGAAGCCACAGAGGTTGGACTCGAACCTGATTTGTCTGCAAACCAGAATCAGGGTGACACCAACAATACTGGACAAG GCAACCTCACTTTAAGTACAGAACTAGAGCCAATGGGATTGAGCACTACTCAACAAG GCACCCTCACTAGCAGTATACAAGTGGAGACAAGGGGGAAGAGCATGGGCAAAGAGATTGATTCCATAAGCAAAGGTTTAGGGACCATGATACCAATCATTGTCaaggaagggaaaaaaaggcCAGAGGCTCCTATGCAAACTGCAAAGCTGGCCTCAGAGAGTGGGATCATAATCAGGCAGCATATACCAATATATCCAAGTTGGACAGACTACAAGAATGATAGTAGTCAACTTGATAACTTAAAGGGCAAACTGAAG GGAAAATTCTCCATTGATATCCACAGCGATCCTGTAATAGCTGCAATGGAAGACATCCTAAGGTGTGGAACACGCCATATGAGGTATAGGCTCAAAAAGAAGTACTTTGATGGGGTACCTGCTAATCAAGTGAGGACTACATCGCCCTTGAAGTGTATGACCGATGAGCAATGGACAAAATTGGTAGATATGTGGTCAAGCCCAGAGCACAAGGTACTGTTTAGCAGATTTCATTTTGTGTGA
- the LOC4328845 gene encoding uncharacterized protein isoform X3 produces MAPGRKMLGGKNKPPHPPSVLPDPAATPCLPPRSKTMVLGGNSTHSRHPSVLPDEAAAMEMLEEEDMDLSTSRAWNIMRNNRFANQLGIRKLAQIFQSSVAKKKAVGKKSKALLLGEDVAITGDCVTTGTGRASKRVLALENLEETMRCTRQRAMKQVSTTSLIEATEVGLEPDLSANQNQGDTNNTGQGNLTLSTELEPMGLSTTQQGTLTSSIQVETRGKSMGKEIDSISKGLGTMIPIIVKEGKKRPEAPMQTAKLASESGIIIRQHIPIYPSWTDYKNDSSQLDNLKGKLKRSCNSCNGRHPKVWNTPYEV; encoded by the exons ATGGCGCCTGGGAGGAAGATGCTCGGCGGCAAGAACAAGCCTCCCCACCCTCCTTCTGTCCTTCCAGATCCTGCGGCAACCCCTTGCCTCCCTCCTAGGAGCAAGACAATGGTGCTTGGTGGCAACAGCACACATTCCCGCCATCCTTCGGTCCTTCCAGATGAAGCGGCCGCCATGGAGATGCTAG AAGAGGAAGACATGGACTTAAGCACGTCGAGGGCTTGGAATATCATGAGGAACAATCGATTTGCTAATCAGCTGGGTATCCGTAAACTAGCACAAATATTCCAGAGTTCAGTTGCAAAGAAGAAAGCTGTTGGCAAAAAGTCAAAG GCTTTGTTACTAGGGGAAGATGTGGCCATCACTGGTGATTGTGTCACAACTGGAACAGGAAGAGCATCTAAGAGAGTGCTAGCACTTGAAAATCTAGAAGAAACAATGAGATGCACTAGGCAAAGGGCTATGAAACAAGTGTCCACCACTAGCCTGATTGAAGCCACAGAGGTTGGACTCGAACCTGATTTGTCTGCAAACCAGAATCAGGGTGACACCAACAATACTGGACAAG GCAACCTCACTTTAAGTACAGAACTAGAGCCAATGGGATTGAGCACTACTCAACAAG GCACCCTCACTAGCAGTATACAAGTGGAGACAAGGGGGAAGAGCATGGGCAAAGAGATTGATTCCATAAGCAAAGGTTTAGGGACCATGATACCAATCATTGTCaaggaagggaaaaaaaggcCAGAGGCTCCTATGCAAACTGCAAAGCTGGCCTCAGAGAGTGGGATCATAATCAGGCAGCATATACCAATATATCCAAGTTGGACAGACTACAAGAATGATAGTAGTCAACTTGATAACTTAAAGGGCAAACTGAAG CGATCCTGTAATAGCTGCAATGGAAGACATCCTAAGGTGTGGAACACGCCATATGAGGTATAG
- the LOC4328847 gene encoding uncharacterized protein: MVHFSIHLIDDAILRGPVQYGWMYPVERRLLTLKRFVRNMARPEGSIAEAYVANECLNACSRYFDDVDTRHNCEGRNRERVVLREGGLSIFQHGVTLLGASRMTYNEKDYDKMLWYILNNTPEVEPFIEICRTELESAGNVDVDRALAKEFAGWFNKHLATRKFVHGEEVNEDLYALASEPHLRVHLFSGCLVNGVRYHTLDRERSRKTQNSGVMVEGSHNGGDIDLYGQLKEIIQLQYNSDSNSQRTVVLFQCNWFDTCSKKSRIKDDGHFKSVSHGSCWYKDDPFIFATQATKVFYLEDNKHGEPWKVVQKFSHRHLWNVPEEENDDLPAQAEHELSYQDDEQENTSFQVADLERASINEQPSNYEDGICVQASLVDQIQRERELEVEENGFEDDADETVRQYDSENEGPIHDDGEYSDFE, translated from the exons ATGGTACACTTTTCCATTCATTTAATCGATGACGCAATCCTTAGGGGTCCGGTTCAGTATGGATGGATGTACCCAGTTGAGCGTAGGTTGCTTACTTTGAAGCGTtttgtgaggaacatggcaagACCCGAGGGGTCCATTGCAGAGGCATATGTCGCAAACGAGTGCTTGAATGCTTGCTCTAGGTATTTTGATGATGTTGACACACGACACAATTGTGAGGGCAGGAATAGAGAGCGTGTAGTTTTGAGAGAAGGTGGCTTATCTATTTTCCAGCATGGAGTCACTCTTCTTGGTGCATCGAGGATGACGTACAATGAGAAGGATTATGACAAGATGCTTTGGTATATCCTCAACAATACTCCGGAGGTCGAGCCATTTATAGA GATATGCAGGACAGAGTTGGAGAGTGCTGGCAATGTTGATGTTGATAGGGCTCTTGCTAAGGAATTTGCAGGATGGTTTAATAAACAC CTTGCAACCAGAAAATTTGTGCATGGAGAAGAAGTCAATGAAGACCTATATGCATTGGCAAGTGAACCACATCTTAGAGTTCATTTATTTTCAGGATGTCTTGTTAATGGTGTTCGCTATCACACCTTGGACCGTGAGAGAAGTAGAAAAACACAAAACAGTGGTGTCATGGTTGAGGGCTCACATAATGGAGGAGATATAGACTTGTATGGTCAGTTGAAAGAAATAATTCAGTTGCAGTACAACTCTGATTCGAACAGTCAAAGGACAGTAGTTTTATTTCAGTGTAATTGGTTTGACACTTGTAGCAAGAAGTCTAGGATTAAAGATGATGGCCATTTCAAAAGTGTCAGCCATGGCAGTTGCTGGTACAAGGATGATCCTTTCATCTTTGCCACACAAGCAACAAAGGTTTTCTACTTAGAAGATAACAAGCATGGTGAGCCTTGGAAAGTTGTTCAAAAATTTTCCCATAGGCACTTGTGGAATGTGCCCGAAGAAGAAAATGATGACCTGCCGGCCCAGGCAGAGCATGAATTGTCATACCAAGATGATGAGCAAGAAAATACTAGTTTTCAGGTTGCAGATCTTGAGAGAGCTTCAATCAACGAGCAGCCTAGCAATTATGAAGATGGTATTTGTGTTCAGGCTTCCCTAGTTGATCAGATCCAGAGGGAAAGGGAATTGGAAGTTGAAGAAAATGGCTTTGAAGATGATGCTGACGAAACTGTGAGACAATATGACAGTGAAAATGAAGGGCCAATCCATGATGATGGTGAATATAGTGATTTTGAGTAA